The following proteins are co-located in the Neodiprion virginianus isolate iyNeoVirg1 chromosome 6, iyNeoVirg1.1, whole genome shotgun sequence genome:
- the LOC124307754 gene encoding spectrin beta chain isoform X5, with the protein MTTDISVVRGGWDPTLQQEIVDEYEYDGGNSSSRLFERSRIKALAGERESVQKKTFQKWVNSHLVRCSCRIGDLYVDLRDGKMLIKLLEILSGERLPRPTKGKMRIHCLENVDKALQFLREQRVHLENMGSHDIVDGNPRLSLGLIWTIILRFQIQDITIEETDNQETKSAKDALLLWCQMKTAGYHNVNVRNFTTSWRDGLAFNAIIHKHRPDLIHFDKLSKLNAIYNLNNAFNVAEDKLGLTKLLDAEDIFVDHPDEKSIITYVVTYYHYFSKMKQETVQGKRIGKVVGIAMENDRMIHDYESLTSDLLRWIEGTIEALGDRRFANSLVGVQTQLSQFSNYRTVEKPPKFVEKGNLEVLLFTLQSKMRANNQKPYTPKEGKMISDINKAWERLEKAEHERELALREELIRQEKLEQLAARFNRKASMRETWLSENQRLVSQDNFGFDLAAVEAAAKKHEAIETDIFAYEERVQAVMAVSQELEAENYHDIDRINARKDNVLRLWNYLLELLKARRVRLECSLQLQQNFQEMLYILDSMEEIKMRLLTDDYGKHLMGVEDLLQKHSLVEADINVLGERVKAVVQQSQRFLEQGEDYRPCDPTIIIERVQQLEDAYAELVRLAVERRARLEESRNLWQFYWDMADEENWIKEKEQIVSTGDIGHDLTTINLLLSKHKALENEIQSHEPQLMSVAAVGDELISQHHFGSDRIKERLQEILGMWNHLLDLAAFRRKRLEEAVDYHQLFADADDIDIWMLDTLRLVSSEDVGRDEANVQSLLKKHKDVTDELKNYATTIEQLHQQASQLGEHDSKSPKVLERLASIDSRYKELLELAKLRKQRLLDALSLYKLFSESDGVEQWIGEKNRMLETMVPAKDIEDVEIMKHRYDGFEKEMNANASRVAVVNQLARQLLHVEHPNSEQIVARQNELNQKWAELREKAEGKREALNSAHGVQTFHIECRETVSWIEDKKRILQQTDSLEMDLTGVMTLQRRLSGMERDLAAIQAKLNALEKEAQSIEQEHPDEAAVIRERITQIHTMWEQLTQMLKERDAKLEEAGDLHRFLRDLDHFQTWLTKTQTDVASEDTPTSLADAEKLLTQHQNIKEEIDNYTDDYQKMMDYGERLTSEAGDGDTQYMFLRERLNALKMGWEELHQMWANRQNLLSNSLNLQVFDRDARQAEVLLSQQEHILTKDETPTNFEQAENMIKRHEAFMTTLEANDDKINSVVQFAGRLVEEGHFAADKVKKKADAINDRRNANHERANQVMDKLKDQLQLQMFLQDREELVEWVQEKHITAQDETYRSAKTVHSKWTRHQAFEAEIASNKDRLQQLQQAADELIQLKPELAEIIKPKVEELCDQFEELETTTKDKGERLFDANREVLIHQTCDDIDSWMNELEKQIESTDTGSDLASVNILMQKQQMIETQMAVKARQVTELDKQAEHLQRTVPDEKMEEIKCKKEKVAQRFEQLKAPLTDRQRQLEKKKEAYQFRRDVEDEKLWIAEKMPQATSSEYGNSLFNVHMLKKKNQSLRTEIENHEPRINSVCKNGQKLIDEGHEDSAEFTQRISDLSDKWRELKDAVDNRNKHLLQNEKAQQYFFDATEAESWMSEQELYMMVEDRGKDEISAQNLMKKHESLEHAVEDYADTIRQLGETARQLINDQHALSDQIAVKQSQVDKLYAGLKDLAGERRAKLDEALQLFMLNREVDDLEQWIAERELVAGSHELGQDYDHVTLLWERFKEFARDTETIGSERVAAVNGIADSLIATGHSDAATIAEWKDGLNEVWQDLLELIETRTQMLAASRELHKFFHDCKDVLGRILEKQNAMSDELGRDAGSVSALQRKHGNFIQDLFTLQSQVTQIQDESSKLQASYAGDKAREITNREAEVVAAWNNLQSLCEGRKAKLEDTGDLFRFFNMVRTLLIWMDDVVRQMNTSEKPRDVSGVELLMNNHQSLKAEIDTREDNLTACLDLGKDLLARNHYASVQIKEKLLALTDHRNALLHRWEERWENLQLILEVYQFARDAAVAEAWLIAQEPYLMSQELGHTIDDVENLIKKHEAFEKSAAAQEERFSALQRLTTSECPDKECGLYPPVLEFSHKLIFTPECPPSSKIPITQPKKYLKSQGEIVRDIILYCDRFIMPDTMQRRECTSTGTKIIYPNAINYRTDKTKPSKSFLWSSSWNSTSKTSQGSSGSQPVSPYAEFTDVPVFDDEIVTSNERKTLRRISTISAHKPEFFRLHSTPEIADLTVLIPRKYCVSNSSSDTEYSEIIDTACVPEKRTKSSTSIDVSHSVMIHNLVDTDNEFNHKHVNVELKTQLVKPTDTQMNEYGLEAYLRDKKSEKALAEISLNDELSSEDRHSLDLEKSITNIRKLRLEIGAFTDDLIKADLDPSELLILAERCFCNEDNSIRSFNHLMQVKFNDHDYMSLKSRAMPPKSSKLLTNETSSVRERSKSLLGPKDKFKKSSNLNKVDPNLSAISDSEKSFPSQDHSFSLDNVTLENNVTQFELRELKRQEQEREEEERREQEEAAAAEAAKLAKATPVTSPDEPPSDRVDGDGNQSGEQAGEEDGHVALRKPSTRSPQTQEKPKEEQRSPGDDEFEGTLTRKHEWESTTKKATNRSWDKLYMVVRGQNLVAYKDQKSYKAAADQPYKGEPPLDLRGASVQVASEYTKKKHVFRVKSQSGADFLFQAKDDAEMLEWVSLLNQAAQGVSGASTSRAHTLPAPTQAETKRRSFFTLKKN; encoded by the exons ATGACGACCGACATCTCGGTGGTGCGCGGGGGTTGGGACCCGACGCTTCAACAGGAGATTGTCGACGAGTACGAATACGATGGAGGAAATTCCAGTTCGAGACTTTTTGAACGATCCCGTATCAAGGCTTTAGCTG gTGAACGTGAATCGGTACAGAagaaaacatttcaaaaatgggTGAATTCCCATCTGGTACGATGTTCTTGTCGTATCGGAGATCTCTATGTCGATCTTCGCGATGGAAAAATGCTTATAAAGCTGCTGGAAATATTGTCGGGCGAACGTTTGCCACGTCCTACAAAAGGAAAAATGCGTATCCATTGTTTGGAGAATGTAGATAAGGCACTGCAATTTTTGCGAGAGCAAAGAGTCCATCTTGAAAACATGGGATCACACGACATCGTCGATGGAAATCCAAGATTAAGCTTGGGATTAATTTGGACAATCATTCTACGTTTCCAAATTCAAGACATCACCATAGAAGAAACTGATAACCAGGAAACTAAATCAGCCAAGGATGCTTTGCTTTTGTGGTGTCAAATGAAGACTGCTGGATATCACAATGTAAATGTTAGGAACTTCACAACATCTTGGCGAGACGGTCTTGCGTTCAATGCCATAATACACAAACATCGTCCAGATTTGATCCACTTTGACAAGCTATCGAAATTAAACGCGATCTACAATTTAAACAATGCTTTCAATGTCGCAGAGGATAAATTAGGTCTAACAAAATTGTTAGACGCAGAGGATATTTTTGTTGATCATCCTGACGAAAAGTCTATAATAACTTATGTTGTGACCTACTATCACTACTTCTCGAAAATGAAGCAGGAGACCGTTCAAGGTAAACGAATTGGTAAAGTTGTCGGAATTGCCATGGAGAACGATAGAATGATTCACGATTATGAAAGTTTGACAAGTGATTTACTTAGATGGATCGAAGGAACAATTGAAGCTTTGGGTGATCGTCGTTTTGCTAATTCTCTTGTGGGCGTTCAGACTCAACTTTCACAGTTTTCCAACTACCGTACAGTAGAAAAACCACCTAAATTTGTAGAAAAGGGTAACTTGGAGGTGCTACTGTTTACACTGCAATCCAAAATGCGTGCCAACAATCAGAAACCCTACACACCCAAGGAAGGTAAAATGATTTCCGATATCAACAAAGCCTGGGAGAGATTAGAAAAAGCTGAACACGAGCGTGAATTGGCGCTCAGAGAAGAATTGATACGTCAAGAAAAATTGGAGCAATTGGCTGCAAGATTTAACCGAAAAGCCAGCATGAGAGAAACTTGGCTATCTGAAAATCAACGACTTGTATCGCAAGACAACTTTGGCTTCGATTTAGCAGCCGTAGAAGCTGCAGCTAAGAAACACGAGGCTATAGAAACTGATATATTCGCTTACGAAGAACGTGTGCAGGCAGTCATGGCTGTGTCTCAAGAGTTAGAGGCTGAAAACTACCACGATATAGACCGGATCAATGCCCGAAAGGACAATGTTTTAAGATTGTGGAACTACCTTCTGGAATTACTGAAAGCACGAAGAGTGCGGTTGGAATGTTCACTTCAATTACAACAGAACTTCCAAGAAATGTTGTACATTTTAGACAGTATGGAAGAAATTAAGATGCGATTGTTAACTGATGATTATGGTAAACATTTGATGGGCGTTGAAGATCTTCTTCAAAAGCATTCACTTGTTGAGGCCGACATCAATGTCTTAGGTGAGAGAGTTAAGGCTGTCGTACAACAAAGCCAAAGATTCTTAGAACAAGGAGAAGATTATCGTCCTTGCGATCCAACCATTATTATTGAACGAGTGCAACAACTTGAAGATGCTTACGCTGAATTGGTCCGCCTGGCTGTTGAGCGTCGAGCACGGCTTGAAGAATCTCGTAATCTTTGGCAATTCTATTGGGATATGGCTGACGAAGAGAATTGGATCAAGGAGAAAGAGCAGATTGTTTCTACGGGTGATATCGGTCATGACTTAACTACCATTAATTTACTTTTGTCCAAACACAAGGCCTTGGAGAACGAAATCCAATCTCACGAACCACAATTGATGTCAGTTGCTGCAGTGGGTGATGAATTGATTAGTCAACACCATTTCGGTTCTGATCGCATTAAGGAAAGATTACAAGAAATATTAGGCATGTGGAATCACCTGTTAGACTTGGCGGCGTTCAGACGCAAGCGGTTAGAAGAAGCTGTTGATTATCATCAATTATTTGCTGATGCCGACGATATCGATATTTGGATGCTCGATACTCTGCGATTGGTATCGTCTGAGGATGTCGGTCGCGATGAAGCAAATGTGCAATCTTTGCTGAAAAAACATAAAGATGTCACTGatgaactgaaaaattacgCTACAACCATTGAACAGCTGCATCAACAAGCATCGCAACTTGGAGAACACGATTCTAAGTCTCCAAAGGTATTAGAAAGACTCGCCTCAATTGATTCGAGATACAAAGAGCTTCTGGAACTGGCTAAATTGCGCAAGCAAAGATTATTAGATGCCTTGTCTCTGTACAAGCTGTTCAGCGAATCGGATGGAGTTGAACAATGGATCGGAGAAAAGAACAGAATGTTGGAAACTATGGTTCCTGCCAAGGACATTGAAGATGTTGAGATAATGAAACACCGCTACGATGGCTTTGAGAAGGAAATGAATGCCAATGCTTCTCGCGTTGCTGTAGTTAATCAATTGGCTAGACAGCTACTACATGTTGAACATCCGAACTCAGAGCAGATTGTTGCACGTCAGAATGAATTGAATCAAAAGTGGGCCGAGCTAAGAGAGAAGGCTGAAGGCAAACGTGAAGCACTCAACTCTGCACATGGAGTACAAACCTTCCATATCGAATGTCGTGAGACCGTATCTTGGATCGAAGATAAGAAACGCATCTTACAGCAAACCGATAGCTTAGAAATGGACTTGACTGGTGTGATGACGCTACAACGTCGGCTTAGCGGTATGGAGCGTGACTTGGCAGCCATACAGGCGAAATTGAATGCACTTGAAAAAGAAGCGCAATCAATTGAGCAGGAACATCCTGATGAGGCTGCAGTCATTCGTGAACGAATCACCCAAATTCATACCATGTGGGAGCAATTAACTCAGATGCTTAAAGAACGCGATGCCAAACTCGAAGAAGCTGGAGATTTACATAGATTCTTGCGTGACCTTGATCATTTCCAGACTTGGCTTACCAAGACCCAAACAGATGTTGCCAGCGAAGATACACCCACAAGCCTTGCAGATGCTGAGAAACTGTTGACCCAGCATCAGAATATTAAGGAAGAGATTGACAACTACACGGACGATTATCAGAAGATGATGGACTATGGCGAGAGGCTAACAAGTGAGGCTGGAGATGGAGATACACAGTACATGTTCTTGAGAGAAAGATTGAATGCCCTGAAAATGGGCTGGGAAGAGCTCCACCAAATGTGGGCAAATCGTCAAAATCTGTTATCGAATTCGTTGAACTTGCAGGTCTTTGACCGCGATGCTCGCCAAGCTGAAGTTTTGTTGTCTCAGCAAGAACATATCCTTACCAAAGATGAGACTCCGACGAACTTTGAACAAGcagaaaatatgataaaacGCCACGAAGCATTTATGACTACATTGGAAGCCAATGACGATAAGATCAACTCGGTCGTTCAATTTGCGGGCAGGTTAGTTGAGGAAGGCCACTTTGCGGCGGACAAAGTCAAGAAGAAGGCAGATGCAATAAATGATCGAAGAAACGCCAATCACGAAAGAGCTAATCAAGTGATGGACAAATTGAAGGATCAACTTCAGTTGCAGATGTTCTTACAGGATAGAGAGGAACTCGTTGAATGGGTACAGGAAAAACACATCACTGCTCAAGATGAAACTTATCGCAGTGCAAAAACGGTTCATAGCAAATGGACGAGGCACCAAGCGTTTGAAGCAGAAATTGCTAGCAATAAAGATCGTCTGCAACAACTGCAACAGGCTGCTGATGAGTTGATTCAATTGAAGCCTGAATTGGCTGAGATCATAAAGCCGAAAGTTGAAGAATTATGTGACCAATTTGAAGAGCTGGAAACAACAACAAAAGACAAAGGAGAGAGACTATTCGATGCTAATCGTGAAGTCCTCATACATCAGACTTGCGATGATATCGACTCGTGGATGAATGAATTGGAGAAACAGATTGAAAGTACAGATACTGGATCTGATCTTGCCTCTGTCAATATTTTGATGCAGAAACAGCAGATGATAGAAACTCAAATGGCTGTGAAGGCTCGCCAAGTTACAGAGCTCGATAAACAGGCTGAACATTTGCAGAGAACAGTACCAGACGAGAAgatggaagaaataaaatgcaaGAAGGAGAAAGTTGCGCAAAGATTTGAACAGCTTAAGGCACCACTTACCGATCGACAGCGTCAGctggagaagaaaaaagaagcgTACCAATTCAGGCGTGACGTTGAGGATGAGAAATTATGGATTGCAGAAAAAATGCCACAAGCTACCAGTTCGGAATATGGTAATTCCCTCTTCAATGTTCAtatgttgaagaaaaagaatcaatCTCTCCGTACTGAAATCGAAAACCACGAACCAAGAATTAATTCTGTATGTAAAAACGGTCAGAAATTGATTGACGAGGGACACGAAGATAGTGCTGAATTCACTCAACGTATCTCCGATCTTTCGGATAAATGGCGCGAACTGAAAGATGCGGTTGACAACAGGAATAAGCATTTGTTACAAAACGAAAAGGCACAACAATACTTCTTCGACGCCACGGAGGCTGAATCGTGGATGAGCGAACAGGAATTATACATGATGGTTGAAGATCGTGGTAAAGACGAGATATCTGCGCAAAACCTAATGAAAAAACACGAGTCTTTGGAACATGCTGTCGAAGATTATGCCGATACCATCCGTCAGCTAGGTGAAACAGCAAGACAATTGATAAACGATCAGCATGCATTGAGTGATCAAATTGCAGTCAAACAATCCCAAGTTGACAAGCTATATGCAGGACTAAAAGATTTGGCTGGCGAACGCCGTGCCAAGCTAGACGAAGCCCTTCAATTGTTTATGCTAAACCGAGAAGTTGATGATTTGGAGCAATGGATAGCTGAGCGAGAATTAGTTGCAGGCAGTCATGAGTTAGGTCAAGATTACGATCATGTTACTTTGCTCTGGGAAAGATTCAAGGAATTTGCTCGTGACACAGAGACAATAGGATCGGAAAGAGTCGCAGCTGTAAATGGAATTGCAGATTCTTTGATTGCAACAGGACATTCGGATGCAGCTACAATTGCAGAATGGAAGGATGGCCTGAACGAAGTCTGGCAAGATTTGCTAGAGCTTATTGAAACACGAACTCAAATGTTAGCAGCTAGCCGTGAGCtacataaatttttccatgacTGCAAAGATGTTCTTGGAAGGATcttggaaaaacaaaatgcaaTGTCTGATGAATTGGGCCGCGACGCTGGCTCAGTTTCGGCACTTCAACGTAAACACGGCAACTTTATCCAAGACTTATTCACCTTACAGTCACAGGTGACACAAATTCAAGATGAATCGTCTAAACTTCAAGCTAGCTACGCAGGGGATAAGGCTAGAGAAATCACGAATAGAGAGGCCGAAGTAGTAGCAGCTTGGAATAATTTACAATCTTTGTGCGAAGGACGTAAGGCAAAATTGGAAGACACCGGCGATTTGTTCAGATTCTTCAACATGGTTAGAACATTACTGATTTGGATGGATGATGTTGTTAGGCAAATGAACACTTCAGAGAAGCCCCGTGATGTATCAGGTGTAGAACTACTTATGAATAATCATCAAAGTTTGAAAGCTGAAATCGACACCAGGGAAGACAATCTTACTGCTTGTCTTGACCTAGGAAAAGATCTATTGGCAAGGAATCATTACGCTAGCGTCCAAATTAAGGAAAAACTACTAGCATTGACTGATCACAGAAATGCATTGTTGCACCGCTGGGAAGAAAGATGGGAGAATCTGCAGCTAA TTCTTGAAGTTTACCAATTTGCCAGAGATGCAGCTGTAGCAGAAGCTTGGCTTATTGCTCAGGAGCCATATCTCATGAGCCAAGAACTTGGG CATACAATCGACGACGTAGAAAATCTGATCAAGAAACATGAAGCTTTCGAAAAATCAGCTGCAGCACAAGAAGAAAGATTTAGTGCTCTACAACGACTCACAACG TCTGAGTGTCCTGATAAAGAATGCGGCCTGTACCCACCGGTGCTGGAATTTAGTCACAAATTAATCTTTACTCCGGAATGTCCTCCGTCATCTAAAATCCCTATAACACAACCCAAAAAATACCTCAAATCCCAAGGTGAGATTGTGCGTGACATTATTTTGTACTGTGACAGATTTATCATGCCTGATACGATGCAAAGACGTGAGTGTACATCTACAGGAACTAAAATCATTTATCCAAATGCTATAAATTATAGAACTGATAAGACAAAACCCTCCAAGTCTTTTCTATGGAGTTCTAGTTGGAATTCTACGAGTAAAACTTCTCAAGGTTCTTCTGGCAGTCAACCTGTATCACCTTATGCAGAATTCACAGATGTGCCTGTATTCGATGATGAGATTGTTACTTCCAACGAAAGAAAAACCTTAAGAAGAATCAGCACAATCAGTGCTCACAAACCAGAATTTTTCAGGTTACATTCCACTCCTGAAATTGCGGATTTGACTGTATTGATTCCGAGGAAGTATTGTGTGTCAAACTCTTCCTCGGATACCGAATACAGTGAAATAATTGACACAGCTTGTGTTCCTGAAAAGAGAACGAAGAGTTCGACCAGTATTGATGTCAGTCATTCTGTAATGATCCACAACCTCGTGgatactgacaatgagttcaATCACAAACATGTAAATGTCGAACTAAAAACTCAACTAGTCAAACCCACAGATACACAAATGAATGAATATGGTCTGGAAGCATATCTTAGAGACAAAAAGTCAGAAAAAGCATTGGCTGAGATTTCTTTAAACGACGAGTTATCAAGTGAGGATAGGCATAGCCTAGAccttgaaaaatcaataactAACATAAGGAAGTTACGTCTTGAAATTGGGGCATTTACGGATGATTTAATAAAAGCAGACCTTGATCCAAGTGAGTTGCTTATTTTAGCAGAGCGTTGTTTCTGTAATGAAGATAACAGTATTCGTAGTTTTAATCATTTAATGCAGGTAAAATTCAATGATCACGATTATATGTCATTGAAATCACGCGCAATGCCACCAAAATCCTCTAAATTACTAACGAACGAGACATCGAGTGTCCGTGAACGTAGTAAGTCCCTTTTGGGTCCTAAAGACAAGTTCAAAAAAAGTTCTAATTTGAACAAAGTTGACCCAAACTTATCCGCTATCTCGgattcagaaaaatcattcCCTTCCCAAGACCACTCCTTTTCTTTAGACAATGTAACCCTGGAAAACAATGTTACTCAA